The Glycine max cultivar Williams 82 chromosome 3, Glycine_max_v4.0, whole genome shotgun sequence sequence TTTGGCATACGAGGGATCAGATTTTTAACTAAAGCTTACATGTGTAAAGCCATAACCTGCCGAGACCTGCAATTTAAAGTTCCAAAATTAACACATTGTATAGGGGTACCCAAAAAATAGCAgcatataaaattttttaatttcattaaatccaaagtatttaaaaagttattaagtCATTACTACTTCGGATcacttatttcttataaaaaatatttttttttaatttcattacaaTCCAAACTTGTATTGTAGTACAGTGGCTGAGGTCCTTCtcgtacaaaaattaaaataaaaaaggcatgTTACTGTTTTGATATATCTGTATGAAAACTATGCATCTTCCAAGTATGAATGGGGAAATTGATAATTGGCAACAACTTGAAAGAACATTAAATTTGGAATTGATGTTACGTAACCCTATTTAAATTCTTGGAAATTTACAACCATTCGTTGGTATATATGGTTTCACTTTCTTCCACGTGCGTCTCAACTCTCAATTAtcttaatttattgaaaatttatgacgGTGAACTGtacttgaaatttaaaaatatttttgaagacCTTATCTTTTGATAATGATGATGtcttatttatttgtctttatgtGGATGACCTTATCTTTTGATAATGATGATGtcttatttatttgtctttatgtGGATGACCTTATCTTTACCGGCAATaacccaaatttgtttgaagACTTCAAGGAGTCCATGTCTCGTGAATTTGATATGACAAATATAGGACTTATGTCATATTACTTGGGAATGGAAGTGAAGCAAACGGAGAATGGTATCTTTGTCTCACAAGAAAGGTACACAAAAGAAGTgttgaagaaatttaatatgCTTGATTGCAATCCTGTGAACACACCTATGGAAGGTGGCTTGAAGTTATCAAAGTTTGATGAAGGACAGAAGGTAGACTCCACGATCTTCAAGAGTCTTGTGGGGAGTTTAAGGTATCTAACCAATACAAGGTCCGATATTCTATATGCGGTGGGAGTTGTGTGTCGCTTTACGAAGGCTCCTACCTCTCCTCATCTAAAAGCCGCAAAAAGAATTCTTCGTTACTTGAAAGGtacaattgattttggattgttTTATTCTCCCTCCAATAACTATAAGCTTGTGGGATTTTGTGATAGTGATTTTGCCGGAGATGttgatgatagaaaaagtactaccggatttgtattttttatgggtGATTGTGTTTTTACATGGAGTTCTAAGAAACAAGGCATTGTGACACTTTTTACTTGTGAAGCCGAGTATGTAGCTGCAACTTCTTGCACATGTCATGCCATTTGGCTAAGAAGATTGTTGGAGGAACTTCAGTTGCTGCAAAAGGAAAGCACAAAGATCTATGTTGATAATAGATCTGCACAAGAGCTTGCAAAGAATTCGGTGTTCCATGAACGAAGTAAGCATATAGATACAAGGTATCATTTCATTAGAGAGTGCATTACAAAGAAAGAAGTAGAATTGACTCATGTGAAAACTCAAGATCAAGTTGCGGATATTTTCACCAAGCCTCTCAAATTTGAAGATTTTCGAGGATTGCGAGCAAGACTTGGTGTGCAGAAGAATTTTCCAATTAAGGGAGGATGTTagatattgattagaaaaataataataacaagttttatgaGCCTTAAATTGTGGAAGATAAAAGTTGTAAGGTTGTAAGTTACAAAGTCTTGAATAAGCAATTATGTGAGCATTTAGTATTCTTGAATAAGCAAATTATGTGAGTGGTCActctattttaatataaataggggatcatacttttgtattttgtgtgccaaatgaaataaaatcttcttcttcttctaacaatgtttttaacaaatttagatCCCTCAACTACAGTTGAAGTGATGTTCGTGAGAAACCTCATAGAAGAATTTCTGGAGTTCTTAATTTGTTAAGAAGTTTTAATCTTTAATACAATCTATAAATGTTTTCCCctacaacaaaatatttttacttgaaagtaGTTAGCTgaacttcttttgtttttgttgtctttcttttctttttagatCCTGGATTCACAGGTATTTCCCCTGAAACAATTATCTGGTGAGGACGATGAACTTATTGATGCTACTGGTTTGGGGCTAGTTAATGATGCCTGTGTCCTGTACTGTGAGAGGTTTATGGAATTTCTAATTGACCTCTTGAGTCAATTGACAACGAGGAGGTATTCTGTTATGACTATCTGCAATCTCTCTCATTTAAGGGTtaagttattttgtttaataCTATGTATTGTATGTTTTAGttttatgcatatttttattttgcaagtGTTATTAATGATGACCATGTTGCTTCCATATTTTAAATTGggaaatttttattctttcctAGCAATTATGGTTGAACTGAAAAATCATCCATGTGGTAAGTTATATATAGGACCACGTCAAAGCTATTAGTGGAAGGGTGAATCAGGATGGCAGTGCTGTCTGTCAACGTCACCCAACTGCGATCCACTCACTTATAGAATAGAATGAGCCAAACAACAACGATGACGCGttcaaacttttatttaaattaaatcagcAATGAATATTATTAAAGGAAAACGCGTTCAAACTATTATTATATCCAGTAGTAATAGTAATACCCATTCTATTCTGGTCCCTCCACAAGCTCCCATACTTTTCCTTACTCCACCAGtgctattatttaatttaatttaattacatagGTCTTAGAGTGGAAGAAGTTTAACGGGTAACAATATAAAATCAACATTTATTTTCTACTTtcaatttttacaatattaacTAACTAGCTATAACTATTCTTTCCCTTAAAtagtttcaaataaaaaggaaatgaaCTAGTAACCAGTAAAGCTTTCATAGAATGAAATACAATAGCAGTTACTTGCAAAGAAGGAAAGTTAAGTGGCttgttttaaacaaaatttaccttttaatttatttaatcaattttttaaactagactataatttatttaattaaattagatatgtttggtaaatatttttttccctaacttataatgttttttaaatgttatttgaGGTTGTGTTTGAACCCAgttcttttatcaatattttaagatgtatttttatttatcatttcttttcatgttatattatttattttaacaaaatatagtttttaaaatcatattatttattttcattacaacagtatttgataaaatatttatttgatgtcAGATAACTTTATTATCATATATAGTCATTGCACAAGAtcctttaattaatataatattcaatGATAAGTGAATAGTCGTGACATGGACAACAGAATTCATGAACATACTCTTTAATTCATTAACATTCTTGGAATAATATAATTGGCTAGATTTTAAAGATTCCTTATGAATGATTTTGAGGAAGGAAACCTTATGAATGATTTTTCTGTTACTATGTATTGTATGAGGAAGGAAACCTTATGAATGATTTTTCTGGAAAGATAAAACGTGATGAGTGAAAGCCACCAAAGGGGAACTGAGAACAGTAACTGTGGCTTTGGATACAGCTCAATACCACATGGATGTAAGTAATATTGCCGAAAAAGGGGCAGAAGATGTTTATGGTACATTTAATGTGTTGATGAGgaggaagccaaaagaaaacaattttgaaGCCATCCTAGAATCAATAAGGGATTAATGAATGAATACTGTATTGTTCCCAAGTGGTTGGAAAACATTTTTCTTGGTTATGGGGATCCTTCAGCTGCACAGTGGACTAATATGCCTGATATATTGGAGACAGTAGATTTCAAAGACACTTTTGTTGATGCTGGTCacttaaaagaaagtttttTGGATTATGAGGTTagtatttcattttcaaattcataGAAGTTATTGTTGCATGGTTGTGATTGATGTCTTCCATTATGAATTAGTGTATGAAACTAAGGTATTGATGTGACTTTCCTCTCACTGTATTCTTCAGGTGTCTTTTGTTAATCCTGATGGCTCAGGAAATTTGAATCCAAGGCCTCCTTTTAAGATCAAGCTTCCCCGAACACTCAAACCAAACAATGGTGCTCTTACTGGGCATGCAATATCTAATTCTGGTGCAACAAATGAAATCAATGTGGTTGATGCTAATTATCAGAAAGAAGCACTAATTATTGAGACATATACTCCTCCAGATCCTGGCCCCTATCCTCAAGATCAGCCTAAACAAAATTCAGTTCGATTTACTCCCACCCAGGTGAATTCAGCTCTTGATCTCAATCATATACTGTCACTTTCATGcataatgatttttcttttaatctttctCTGCCCCCCTGCTTTCCTCACAATAGTTGAATCTGAGTATTTGACCAAAATCCAATTGATTCATATGGCTAAATTGATGCATGTGGAATGCAAAAATACAATGCTTGTGTTTCTTGATCCAGTACATATTAAGTATGTAGTGTAGTTAGCATCACAAGTCATGTCCTATTTCCCTTTGTACTGTCGCCTCGTCAGTAATATGAAATGGATGATCAGTGTGccatgatatattttaaaagttttgacaAGAATAAGGAGTCCATGATTTTGTGACAATGTAGATTCATGTTACCCTTAAATTTGTTAACGAATAGGATTGTGTTTACCATTACTTGTTGATGTTTTGCTGATGgttgttttaaagaaatttccatTGTTGATATGCAAAGAAATTGGAAAGTTCTTTTTGGCCACGTTGGCTTTCTGTTTTCTTTGTACTTTCTGTCAGTGGGTGCAGTTGAGGAGAGCAAGGAAAAAAGCACTTGGTtcacacattttaaaaaattttgaggCCTTCCTGTTCTTCCTTTCTCTCTAGCTGCAGTTCAACTGCAGGTGATCAAAATCCCCCATATATACTTCCCCACATGTACTTTATGTCTTTATCCTCTTATTTATATTTCCTATCTATGAgtattggataaatattaataatagtgTGAAATGTTCCTATCAAGCAGGTTGAAGCAATCATCTCTGGCATTCAGCCTGGTCTAACTATGGTTGTGGGGCCACCTGGTACAGGAAAGACTGATCAACAAAGTGTAATTAGGaactagttttattattattatatgacatTTACCTATAGAAGACCGTAGGTACAAGTAAATTGATTTTTACCTACCGTTAGAGATTATAGgtataaattaatatcttttaccTACACATTTGAAATAGTAGGTGTTAACTATAGTGATAGTTAAATTTGACTGTAGGTAAAAATATATCCGTAGTAAAGCCTATAGTGACAGACTATTAGTTGTCACTATATACCCCCTCAAAGTTGACGTAAAAAATGTCTGTAGGACAAAGTCCTTTATACATCTACCTACGGATTTTGGACTTCTAGTGATAGATTTtgactgtaggtaaaagtcatttttcttgtagtaatttattaaattgtagCCTGGTTTGTGCAATCTAAACCTTAGCGTGAGCCAATTGCAGGTTGACTAATATTTGAAAGTAATATCCGGCAAAAACAATCTAGATAATATAGGTTGAGTCTTTTCTTAGAGTGTTTAACTTTTTGAGTTTcatatcttttttcttaaaaaagaaacttagCTAAACACTATTTCAAGAAAGCAAATTTTGATCAAGTTAATAGGGAGAGCGacctttttcaaaaaataaaaataaaaaaaaaaatagggagaGCTTTTTTTTCTATAGCTATAGGAAGCTTATTCGTTGAATCCTATCTTAGAATCCCAACTCGACCAAcagaatattttcttttgagttTTCTACTGGCTTTTCATTTTGAATGATTCACTAGCTttctcattaaataattaaaacaattttaatttatcttaaataatgctaatttattttgagggcttaatttatttttaaattatttattttaaatatttaaacattttttttaaattttaattacatgaaataaaaaatgctaGTAAAATGAGTAACTATACATATAGTTAAATTAAGTATTCATATTATAcatatttatctctttaaatttaatttttaaattttaatttgtagtgAAGTTTTCGAATTTTAATTacaacaatatatttatttaatagttattgttaaatttttttattgaattttaatgaTATGGACATTAtcaaaatttcttaaataaatcattttttatcttcccaaactattaaaaaacaataattttttgtaattattacttaaacttatttaattaatattatatatgctAAATATGTATATATCATATCtagaattaaattcattaattaaattttttaaattcattcatTCCATGGAAAGGATGTTAGTAAAATGAGAAAATAgtatagttaaataaaattttggtattttaaaatatttaaatttgtgttctttaaatttaattgagattttcagttatattaatttttaatatattttaagattttaaattctCAATTACAACAATATGTTTATGAAATACTTTTtggaattattttaattatattgacattattgaaatttatttaaataaatcattgatATCTTCTAAAATGTTGTTGAACTATAATATagaagttttaaatattttaacttttgtaattttaaacttaaatttatttaattgatacaataaataataaaataattgtaaataaatatatttttcaattaaaaaaattattgttgaaatttttaaatgtgtatcattaaatatttttatgtacttttgctatcattaaattaattttacgtTATATTTTTCATCTGTATCAATATAAACATCCACTAAGTGAGGCATTTAgttttagataaatttattttttaatttttttcacgaAACAACTTTAGCTTAAaagaaacattaaaatttaaaaataaagaaaaataaaaactatcaaacaatatctattttattttatttcttaattacaCTATTTATCCTCaactttttacttttactaaattttatCCCAACAAATTATTTGTGTGTAAAAGTTGATGGtagaatttgataaatataaaaacataggactaaaatttgccaaaaattaaaaaaaaaaattgggaaaaagtaaaaaaaaaaaaaaagaaaaaaagtgaaactaTATGGTAAAGTTCGCAAGTTTCTTAAATATAAGGGGTAAAACGCGCAAAATTTATTTGGCGAGGTAAAATTTGCGAGAAATATAAAGTTGagcgataaaaaaaatatgattaagcttttatttttgaagttcttattttaagtttttaaattaaagtgattttatgagaaaaaaatgttggcaaaaaaaattaaaggttgACGCTTTTCACTATTAAGCAACTTG is a genomic window containing:
- the LOC121174675 gene encoding RNA helicase aquarius → MNEYCIVPKWLENIFLGYGDPSAAQWTNMPDILETVDFKDTFVDAGHLKESFLDYEVSFVNPDGSGNLNPRPPFKIKLPRTLKPNNGALTGHAISNSGATNEINVVDANYQKEALIIETYTPPDPGPYPQDQPKQNSVRFTPTQVEAIISGIQPGLTMVVGPPGTGKTDQQSVIRN